Genomic DNA from Candidatus Anstonellales archaeon:
CTTTGTTGGATAATCATATCCGATGCAATTTGTGGCTAGTATGGGAGTAGCGGTTTATTATAATATTTGCAGTAATTATTAGTAGAGCACCTGCAATTTTTCCTAGGGAGATGTTCTCAAAAAGAACAAGTGTTGAAAGGAGAAACGACGTCAGAAACGCGCTTGAGTTATGGATTGCTGAGCTCACATGGGGCTCGTGGTATGCAAGGGAATAATCAAACAAAATAAAAGTTATAGCTGTAAGAAATCCTATAATTCCTATTGCATAAAGAGACAAAAGGTCAACTCGAGTAGCAGCGATGCCTTCTGCGTGCAATAGAGGCGCAAGGAACATAAAACCAAAAAAGAGAGACCACAGAGTTATTTTAAAAACCGAATGCCTTCTCTCTTCAAATTTTATTTGCTCATTTGCAAATGCAGAGCAAAGTGCCCCAACTAGGCCAAATACTATGCCTAATAAATCTGAAAGTGGCTCAAGTGTGTTTTCATAAAAGAAAATACCGACTCCTATAAAAAGAAGAGCCATCCCAATTATCACTTTCTTTCCAACATGTATCTTCTCCATCAAGCTTTCGAGTATGACAGAAAAAAATGGTGTTGTAAAGATGAGAGTGACTGCTACAAAAAATGGAAGACGCGAAATCGAAAGGAAGTAGAAGTAAAATGAGAGAGCTATAGCTATCCCAATGATGGCTAAAGGCACTATCTCTTCTCTGGTAATTCTTATTTCTTTTTTTCGGTGAGTCGCAAGTAGAATGATAAGGAGGAAAACTGAAGCAAGAAAAAGCCGTGATGTGGCGATGAATGTATCTGAGAAATGATTTTGCAAAATCCTTTTTAAGAAGGAGATTATACCCAAAAATATGCCAGAGACAACAACTAGTAGATAGGACTTCATGTTTGTCTCACTCCGCTTAAATTAATAAGTATTTCTTGCGAGCGTAATTTTTTCGTCTGTATTTTCTTAAACGAACACAGAGCCATGAAGAAGAGACACCTATGCTCTGGGATGCCTCCTTTAATGTTTTTCCCATCAAAATTAGGCGTAACGCTTCTCTGAGTTTTTCTTCATTAACTTTTTCTTTTCTTCCTCTTTTGAGGTCTATCTTAATTAATTTCACACCAACTGTCGGGAATGCCTTTAGGACCTTTGCTGGAATGGTTTTAAGGATTCCATTGGAAACAAATATTCGCTTGACTCTTGTCTTTGTAAGAAGAATTGAAAAGAGAATTTTACTTGGCTTCACTTTCAGGACAAACTCCTCGGATTCCGTATTGTTTTTAATTATATCTAAAATTTTTGTTCTATTTCCTGAAAGTTCAATCATAGCATTAGTCACTGCGTTTGATTTCACTTAAGAAAGCAGCACCGCGACCTTCAAATAAGGATGAAACTTTTTGGACCGAATTCTCTATTTCTTCTCTAGATGCAGAGAATAGTTTCATGGATTCCTCTGTTTCAAGACCATATTTTGAACATATAAACCCCATTCCAAATTCCCTTGAACTGATGCCAGCGCTTTTTTCTTCTGAAGCTATTTTTTCCAGTATTGCAAGAGATGGTTTTTTGATACTGCCAATTCCTCCGCTAATATCAAGAATAGCTAGCTGGCTTTCGTCTGGCACAGAAGAAAGGCTTGGAATCGGACTGCGTGATTTTCGCTCTGAGGCATTTGTTGTTGCATAGACTCTAAAAAGGCATTCACACAACTTTTCCTTGGACCGTTTATCAACGGCTTGGTCAGAGTAAAGTTTTATAGAATTTAGTTCTTTAATGATGTCTGGATTGAGCACAAAGGTATCGCTTATAAATGTTCCGAAGCCAAAAGCACTGAGTTCTTCTTTTGTTCTTCTAAATCCTTCAACAAGGTCGATGCGAACGTTTGGTGAGATGCCATATCTTCTTAGTATGGCATTATAAATCTTAAGCTTGTCACCAGCATACCCCTCTTTTCCTTTGATTTCTTCTACCACTGCAAGCGAAATTGCACAGGAAATGGCAACCTTACTGCTTCTATTTTTTATTATTGAGCTTTTGGCTCGCATTAGCTCTGTTTTTATTAGTTTGGCGTCAGGGCCGTATATCCTTCTGATGCGCTCGGAAAGGTGAGCTTGAGAATTCAACTTGAGAGTCTCGATCTTTTTCTGTCCGCCTTGAGTATATTCAATAGTAGCTATCGTCTGCATATATGGACTGTAATGTTCGGATAATAGCTCCATTAGAAGCTTGTAAGATTTTATTGCATATTCGCCACCTTTGACAAGCATGCTTATGTGATTCCCTCCCAACGGAAGGTAGGGAAGAAGATAGCTCTCTCCTAGGCGTAAAGCGATTATGTGAGCCGCATGCGCTACTCTAACTCGATTTAGAGTAAACTTCTTTAGGTTTGAGATGTATTTTATGTATGAAAGCTGCTTTTTTTGGTCATCCTTATCTGCTTCCGCAGAGTAGTCCATCTCCTTTTGCGTTATGGCAAGAAGCACAGAGAAAGGGGCAGAGAAACCTTGAGCAAGCATCTGCGAAC
This window encodes:
- a CDS encoding DMT family transporter, which produces MKSYLLVVVSGIFLGIISFLKRILQNHFSDTFIATSRLFLASVFLLIILLATHRKKEIRITREEIVPLAIIGIAIALSFYFYFLSISRLPFFVAVTLIFTTPFFSVILESLMEKIHVGKKVIIGMALLFIGVGIFFYENTLEPLSDLLGIVFGLVGALCSAFANEQIKFEERRHSVFKITLWSLFFGFMFLAPLLHAEGIAATRVDLLSLYAIGIIGFLTAITFILFDYSLAYHEPHVSSAIHNSSAFLTSFLLSTLVLFENISLGKIAGALLIITANIIINRYSHTSHKLHRI
- a CDS encoding DUF530 family protein, coding for MDTLFSSFHLIAEANSLLDEISESRTVSVENLNTLSNFRSQMLAQGFSAPFSVLLAITQKEMDYSAEADKDDQKKQLSYIKYISNLKKFTLNRVRVAHAAHIIALRLGESYLLPYLPLGGNHISMLVKGGEYAIKSYKLLMELLSEHYSPYMQTIATIEYTQGGQKKIETLKLNSQAHLSERIRRIYGPDAKLIKTELMRAKSSIIKNRSSKVAISCAISLAVVEEIKGKEGYAGDKLKIYNAILRRYGISPNVRIDLVEGFRRTKEELSAFGFGTFISDTFVLNPDIIKELNSIKLYSDQAVDKRSKEKLCECLFRVYATTNASERKSRSPIPSLSSVPDESQLAILDISGGIGSIKKPSLAILEKIASEEKSAGISSREFGMGFICSKYGLETEESMKLFSASREEIENSVQKVSSLFEGRGAAFLSEIKRSD